A stretch of the Amia ocellicauda isolate fAmiCal2 chromosome 10, fAmiCal2.hap1, whole genome shotgun sequence genome encodes the following:
- the LOC136759638 gene encoding RYamide receptor — protein MMLDDSGQSHCTVCCCTLVNKILMVVFMILLIFAILFGNAVTLAVVLGTKPFRTPQGYLKASLAVADLAVGIFVVPLSVYAEISLMINDSTPAWTQATSLTTPFHPCSFIGPMFAGCTLVSITTIFLLTIERSIAILKPLHKDVVITRKRTTILIALSWLSSFSLAVSPMLFSSDIVLEYNACSRMCNYALETSSTPTPAWNILLLFPAFDFTLLGGTVVINILSLTTIRQHSRKRKHLAENDNNTVARPTFSDIKAAKTIGTLTIAFTASFTPIAVFVVGHVIGNQWCNFSFFAFWILTTNSCWNVIIYSVRDQKFRHRANQLLVPSQVNHVSEM, from the coding sequence ATGATGCTGGATGATTCAGGACAGAGTCACTGCACCGTCTGCTGCTGCACACTGGTGAACAAAATACTGATGGTGGTTTTCATGATCCTGCTCATCTTTGCGATTTTATTCGGAAACGCGGTGACTCTGGCTGTAGTTTTGGGGACGAAGCCCTTCCGCACCCCTCAGGGATACCTGAAAGCCTCGCTGGCTGTGGCGGATCTGGCCGTGGGCATCTTTGTGGTCCCTTTATCGGTGTATGCCGAAATCTCCCTGATGATAAACGACTCCACTCCCGCATGGACCCAAGCCACGTCGCTGACCACCCCCTTCCACCCCTGCAGTTTCATCGGCCCCATGTTCGCAGGGTGCACGCTAGTGTCCATCACCACCATCTTCCTGCTCACCATCGAGCGCAGCATTGCCATCCTGAAGCCGCTTCACAAAGACGTGGTGATCACCAGGAAAAGGACCACCATCCTCATCGCGCTTTCCTGGCTGTCAAGTTTCTCCCTGGCGGTGTCTCCCATGCTCTTCAGCAGCGACATCGTCCTGGAGTACAACGCATGCAGCAGGATGTGCAACTATGCTCTGGAGACCAGCAGCACCCCCACCCCAGCCTGGAACATCCTGCTCCTTTTCCCCGCTTTCGATTTCACCCTGTTGGGGGGCACCGTGGTGATCAATATATTGTCCCTGACCACAATCCGCCAGCACTCCAGAAAGAGAAAGCATTTGGCGGAAAATGATAACAACACTGTGGCCAGACCCACCTTCTCTGATATAAAAGCGGCCAAGACCATCGGGACTCTGACCATTGCGTTCACGGCGTCCTTCACCCCCATCGCCGTGTTTGTGGTGGGTCATGTCATTGGAAACCAGTGGTGCAATTTCTCCTTCTTCGCTTTTTGGATCCTGACCACGAACAGCTGCTGGAATGTGATCATCTACAGCGTCAGGGACCAAAAGTTCAGGCACCGTGCAAACCAGCTGCTGGTACCATCACAAGTCAATCATGTCTCTGAAATGTAG